The following nucleotide sequence is from Aneurinibacillus soli.
AGAGCAGGCCGTACGTGTTCTGAAAGAAGTAGAAGCGCTCGAAGACGTAGCCTTCCAGTTTGAATATGCACGCCTCGGCGGATGTGCGATCGATGAAGATGGTACGCCGCTACCAGAAGACACGCTTGTAAAAGCACGTCGTTCCGATGCGGTACTGCTCGGTGCGGTGGGTGGTCCAAAGTGGGATAACAACCCGGCACACCTGCGCCCGGAAACGGGTCTGCTCGGCATTCGTAAGGAGCTTGGTCTGTATGCGAACTTGCGCCCGGCCTTTATGCTTGACTGTATGGTCGGCGTATCGTCACTGAAAGAAGAAGTGGTCAAAGGCGTTGATCTCATGGTGATCCGTGAGCTGACAGGCGGCCTGTACTTCGGTGAGAAAAAGCGTTACGAAGATGCGCAGGGCGAAGTCGCATCGGATGAGATGATCTACCACGAATACGAAATCGAGCGTATTGTACGTCGTGCGTTTGAAGTTGCTCGCCTGCGCAGCAAGCAGCTGACATCCGTTGATAAAGCAAACGTACTCGAATCATCCCGCCTGTGGCGCAAAGTGGTGGAGCGTATTGCTCCGGAATATCCGGATGTAGAGCTGCGCCACCAATTGGTTGATTCATGCGCCATGGAACTGATTCGCTATCCGAAGCAGTTCGATACAGTAGTAACAGAGAACATGTTTGGCGATATCCTTAGCGATGAAGCATCCATGCTGACAGGTTCGATCGGCATGCTGCCATCTGCATCGCTTGCCGATGGCAACTTTGGTCTGTATGAGCCGGTACATGGCTCTGCACCGGACATTGCGGGCAAAGGCGTTGCCAACCCGACTGCGACAATCCTGTCTGCAGCGATGATGCTCCGTTACACGTTCGGCCTTGAAAAAGCGGCGGACGCGATTGAGACAGCGGTTCATCAAGTTTTGAACTCTGGTGTTCGCACAGGCGACATTGCCGAAAACAAAGCAGAAGCGGTTGGTACAGTT
It contains:
- the leuB gene encoding 3-isopropylmalate dehydrogenase, whose translation is MSQTFTITVLPGDGIGPEVTEQAVRVLKEVEALEDVAFQFEYARLGGCAIDEDGTPLPEDTLVKARRSDAVLLGAVGGPKWDNNPAHLRPETGLLGIRKELGLYANLRPAFMLDCMVGVSSLKEEVVKGVDLMVIRELTGGLYFGEKKRYEDAQGEVASDEMIYHEYEIERIVRRAFEVARLRSKQLTSVDKANVLESSRLWRKVVERIAPEYPDVELRHQLVDSCAMELIRYPKQFDTVVTENMFGDILSDEASMLTGSIGMLPSASLADGNFGLYEPVHGSAPDIAGKGVANPTATILSAAMMLRYTFGLEKAADAIETAVHQVLNSGVRTGDIAENKAEAVGTVEMADRIIAAMKEEYVKA